GCTGCTCTAGACACATTGGCAGAGGACAGAGAACTGGGGGTGGAAGAATTACAGGAACGAGCTGAACTTGAGAACTTTGTGGCGGAACATGAGAGATTGCGTCAAATGGACACACGTCAAAAATCTCGAACTAGATGGGCGATAGATGGGGATGAAAATTCTGCCTTTTTTCATCAGATCATCAACTCGAATCTGAGTAATAATCGGGTAAACGGTCTTATGGTAGATGGGGTGTGGGAAACTAATCCGTTGGTCATTAAAGAGACATTCTATGAATTTTTCTCGAAACCATTTAAGGAACCGTTGGAGCACAGACCCGATATTGTGTGTCCAAACATAAACACGATTTCGGAATCAGAAGCAAATCTCCTGGTAGCTCCTTTCTCAAGTACGGAAATAAAGAACGCGATCTGGTCATGTGCGGGAGACCGGGCACCAGGACCTGATGGatttaattttaaatttataaagagATGTGGGAGGGCTTTCAACACGATTTTATTAGAGTTTTTGACAGATTTTACACAGAAGGTTCTTTGAACAGTTGTTGCACGTCATCATTTATTGCTCTAATTCTGAAACTTAAGGACCCGGCATGTCCATCTTACTTCCGTCCGATAAGTTTGATTGGAGTAGTGAATAAAGTCATTTCAAAGGTACTAGTGAACTTGTTAAAAGGGGTAACTGGGAAGTTAATATCCGAAGAACAAACGGCCTTTTTGGCAGATAAAAGCATTATGGACGGTCCGCTCATGCTTAACGAACTCCTTGGGTGGCTTAAAAAATCAAAGAAGAGTGGTATGTTCTTCAAAGTGGATATTAATTAGGCATACGATTCAGTTAATTTGGAATTCCTTGATTCAATTATGAATCAAATGAATTTTCCCGCACAATGGAGAAAATGGGTCATGGCAACTTTAGCATCGGTGAGGGCATCAGTATTGGTAAATGGTTCGCCAACAATGGAATTTGAATGCTCTCGTGGTGTCCGACAAGGGTATCCTCTATCACCCTTCTTATTTGTTATCGCTATGGAAGCATTAACCGGAATTACGAAGGAGGCCGATTCCATAGGTCTTTTTAATGGGATTCGGTTTTCTAATGGTGGCCCAAAAATATCGCATTTTATCTACGCGGATGATGTGATGTTTATCGGGGAATGGTCACATATTAACTTTTGGAACCTCCGGAGGATCTTAAGATGCTTCTACATGACATCCGGTCTTAAGGTGAATTTATCTAAGAGTAGCATCTTTGGCATTGGAATAAGTGATGCGGAAGTCCAAAGTGTGGCGGATATGCTTAAATGCAAAAAAGGCTTGTTCCCTTTCAAACATTTGGGACTTTTAGTTGGAGCTAATATGAATCTCGCCCGAAACTGGGAACCATTGGTGGAAGTCTTTGTTAGTGCAtcacgtctattgacttcgtcttgtataaTGTAATAGGATAGAATAGGATAATCAGTGTACGAGGTTTGAGGAACAGGAAATAGTGTTTTAGGGAGTGACTTCGCTCATATGGTTCAAgtccatttggagcgaaatcagaaacttcTTATTTCGCTCGAAAGGCATTTAGGTCATAAGAGCGAAATTAGCTCTACTATATATAGTGCACATGTTCatttcatttggcacggaatcaggattgtgtaacgaagtgctgccaaattgttctcaggttgtaatcagtgttaaatcaatacaagaggcattataattagtttgagcgtccgtttcattgattccgcctttgattcggataaaaGACTCTTCTaattgactcattcgggttcaacaacgatcctacaagtggtatcagagcataggaggaagagtttagctcaagTGGATcagttttctgtcttctacaccttctttcatcatttcaggaaGTTTTATCGGACAAAACCGGATCAAATTTTCACAGTTTGTTAAAAATTGGacatagataaacccttgaaaatttcacatctaaattcggactaaaaatggacaaaaatggacttcgagttgatttcgctcgaatggacaatttgtgatttcgctccaatgtcagtttgatttcgctcctgagaCACAAAGatagtgatttcgctcgaatgaacattggggtttcgcttgaaaattccatgtgatttcgctccagttgA
The Helianthus annuus cultivar XRQ/B chromosome 6, HanXRQr2.0-SUNRISE, whole genome shotgun sequence genome window above contains:
- the LOC110944659 gene encoding uncharacterized protein LOC110944659; its protein translation is MPRRRNSEFNPRNAEIFNHFILSAGLQEYNMGGGKYTYISDNGEKLSKLDRFLVCLGFMERWPTTSVLALDRDSSDHRPIILTTVQSDFGHTPFRLFNSWLEYPGFMYYVLQVCGSFVFSGPEELALTIKLRWLKTKIKAWIKEENGRSEGLYGVKKSRLAALDTLAEDRELGVEELQERAELENFVAEHERLRQMDTRQKSRTRWAIDGDENSAFFHQIINSNLSNNRVNGLMVDGVWETNPLVIKETFYEFFSKPFKEPLEHRPDIVCPNINTISESEANLLVAPFSSTEIKNAIWSCAGDRAPGPDGFNFKFIKRCGRAFNTILLEFLTDFTQKVL